The Plasmodium yoelii strain 17X genome assembly, chromosome: 4 genome has a window encoding:
- a CDS encoding YGGT family protein, putative, with protein MPFNFIYILFIIYFLLSPNIKGKKVNISVYKAYILYSQKTKKYQILTQRNKAIKNIKGIQKIKSSIFIHDKIQDISSIINENKQFLLKYLIVPASIKFFFKNLQFLRLPLLHFIRIYKFIIYIRCLLEWLPQVNPHLSPFVYVFTYTNNYVQFFHKSIPNVFGIDLSGIFSWLFLELMESLLS; from the exons ATgccttttaattttatctatattttatttattatatattttttattatctccAAACATAAAAGGTAAAAAGGTTAACATTTCAGTATATAAagcttatattttatattcccAGAAAACGAAAAAATACCAAATATTAACCCAACGCAATAAAgctattaaaaatattaaaggaATACAGAAAATTAAATCCTCCATTTTTATTCACGATAAAATTCAG GATATATCAAGCATAATAAAcgaaaataaacaatttcTGCTTAAATATCTAATTGTTCCTGCGTCTATTAa atttttttttaaaaatttgcaATTTTTGAGATTACCATTATTACATTTCATAAg aatatacaaatttataatatatattcgaTGCCTTCTTGAATGGCTTCCTCAAGTTAACCCACATTTAAGCCCTTTTGTTTATGTCTTTacatatacaaataattatgttcaattttttcat AAATCTATCCCAAACGTTTTCGGAATCGATTTAAGCGGAATTTTTTCTTGGCTTTTTCTCGAATTGATGGAATCTCTTTTATCCTAA
- a CDS encoding ubiquitin-protein ligase, putative, with amino-acid sequence MKRNFWIIIIFFVYVINKIYCFNNVIKNNTKFLSKENNYKIREYNKNEISLPEKLSLKDTLDYVSTFFGIEKYDKSFQNRIPLMVEEGLEHGNEYNHEIMSFENETKISNNDKDNIYNVDKDNIYNVDKDNIYNVDKDNIYNVDKDNIYNVDKDNIYNVDKNNSGIEYNRTETDDVEYDNNEEENERKKLFNLAMELKDGSKNQKKNIQKSIKIFEKLIMDKKKDQITSLSYYELGKIYFFGYKNYFFSYKRNIKLSLYYLKRSSEMKNPGAFHFLSFIYFFEFNRQLNNEVVEQIEEDQASKSGNRSESRSESRSESRNYFMKKSIEYEIEGCLLNYTPSILAMGYRYLYGINLKKNCEKSKNYYKLIAENVMNSDYINIPLSDLDLLNKDNINIHNEISNLKNNEEDILEFLKEQIKGGDVMAMYDLGKKYKEEKNFTQAFEYINEASKKNNILALKELGIIYLYGYGTEKNIEKSIENFSKAAEAGDVESKCYLGYIYYFIEDHRNLKLSIKYLIEAANHDHAEALFFLAEIILDISVKKRHISDNIYKIVFKLYEQSADLGYVQGYFREAQLYEIGKGVKESCLNSALSYKFVAESTSWANEIRQGMNYYIEKQFLKAFYTYALAAYEGYEVAQSNFIYIYKNNNLKDYVKPEKVMQILHLLYKQGNYKTLYEMGEIYKEQNKQNLSIYYYKMGLNKGDLRNLIPLSYYYEQNKDNDRALKYVNYFIKQAGRDQESNDTKMEKIKNIFDKSLLYFRKYKLFFKTFYNTKKKEKKEGV; translated from the exons atgaaaaggAATTTTTGGAttataatcatattttttgtttatgttataaataaaatttactgttttaataatgttataaaaaataatactaaatTTTTATCCAAAGagaataattataaaatcagAGAATATAATAAGAATGAAATAAGTTTGCCAGAAAAATTGTCTCTTAAAGATACACTAGATTATGTATCCACATTTTTTGgaattgaaaaatatgataaaagtTTCCAAAATCGAATACCTTTGATGGTTGAGGAGGGTTTAGAACATGGAAATGAATATAACCATGAGATAATGTCTTTCgaaaatgaaacaaaaattagtaataatgataaggataatatatacaacGTTGATAAggataatatatacaacGTTGATAAggataatatatacaacGTTGATAAggataatatatacaacGTTGATAAggataatatatacaacGTTGATAAggataatatatacaacGTTGATAAGAATAATAGTGGAATAGAGTACAATCGAACAGAAACAGATGATGTAgaatatgataataatgaagaagaaaatgaaagaaaaaaattatttaatctAGCTATGGAACTAAAAGATGGGtcaaaaaatcaaaaaaaaaatatccaaaaaagtataaaaatatttgaaaaattaataatggacaaaaaaaaagatcaAATAACTTCTTTATCATATTATGAATtaggaaaaatatatttttttggatataaaaattattttttttcatataaaagaaatataaaattaagtttatattatttaaaaagatCTAGTGAAATGAAAAATCCAGGTGCTTTCCActttttaagttttatatatttttttgaatttaacAGACAGTTGAATAATGAAGTGGTAGAGCAAATTGAAGAGGACCAAGCGAGCAAAAGTGGGAACAGAAGTGAAAGCAGAAGTGAAAGCAGAAGTGAAAGCagaaattattttatgaaaaaatcgATCGAATATGAAATAGAAGGttgtttattaaattatacaCCTTCCATTTTAGCAATGGGTTATAGATATTTATAtggtataaatttaaaaaaaaattgtgaaaaatctaaaaattattataagtTAATAGCTGAAAATGTAATGAACTCAGATTATATTAACATTCCTTTGTCTGATCTTGATttgttaaataaagataatataaatattcataatgaaattagcaatttaaaaaataatgaagaagatattttagaatttttaaaagaacAGATTAAAGGTGGAGATGTTATGGCAATGTATGATCttgggaaaaaatataaagaagaaaaaaatttcaCTCAAGcttttgaatatataaatgaagcatcaaaaaaaaataacatattaGCTTTAAAGGAGTTaggaataatatatttatatggatATGGGactgaaaaaaatatagaaaaaagtATCGAAAATTTTTCAAAG gCAGCGGAGGCAGGAGATGTTGAGTCAAAATGTTATTTgggatatatttattattttattgaaGACCATcgaaatttaaaattatcaataaaatatttaattgaaGCAGCAAACCATGATCATGCAGAAGCTCTTTTTTTTCTCGCAGAAATAATTCTTGATATTTCAGTAAAAAAAAGACATATTtctgataatatatataaaatagtatttaaattatatgaacagTCAGCAGATTTAGGATATGTTCAAGGATATTTTAGAGAAGCACAATTATATGAAATTGGAAAAGGTGTTAAAGAATCATGCTTAAATTCAGCCCTTTCTTATAAATTTGTTGCCGAAAGCACTTCATGGGCAAACGAAATAAGGCAAG GTATGAATTATTATATcgaaaaacaatttttaaaagcTTTCTATACATATGCATTAGCTGCATATGAAGGATATGAGGTAGCCCAaagtaattttatatacatatataaaaataacaatttaaaaGATTATGTTAAACCTGAAAAGGTTATGcaaatattacatttattataCAAACAAGGGAATTATAAAACTTTATATGAAATGggagaaatatataaagaacAAAATAAGCAAAACTTGTcgatatattattacaaaatGGGATTAAATAAAGGAGACCTCCGAAATCTTATTCctttatcatattattatgaacaaaataaagacAATGATAG gGCGCTAAAATATGTAAACTATTTCATAAAACAAGCTGGAAGAGATCAAGAATCCAATGATacaaaaatggaaaaaataaaaaatatatttgacaaatcattattatactttagaaaatataagttattttttaaaacgttttataacacaaaaaaaaaagaaaaaaaagagggAGTCTAA